From Cricetulus griseus strain 17A/GY chromosome 1 unlocalized genomic scaffold, alternate assembly CriGri-PICRH-1.0 chr1_0, whole genome shotgun sequence, a single genomic window includes:
- the Mrps18b gene encoding 28S ribosomal protein S18b, mitochondrial encodes MAASWAHTLLRLLPGLWRSSPGAQVPLRALCTKGPEEGSLSSLPISPYENEPWKYLDSEEYQNRYGSRPVWADYRRNHKGGIPPQRTRKTCIRKNKVAGNPCPICRDHKLHVDFRNVKLLEQFVCAHTGIIFHAPYTGVCMKQHKKLTQAIQKAREYGLLRYYVPQFEPRDTDLSTAHGAVSVTPPAPTLLSGEPWYPWYSWQQPPERELSRLRRLYQGNLLEESGPPPESMMPEMPTAPPAETATEQMGSQSA; translated from the exons ATGGCTGCCTCCTGGGCTCACACGCTGCTGAGGCTGCTCCCCGGCCTCTGGCGAAGTTCCCCGGGAGCCCAG GTTCCCCTCCGGGCTCTTTGCACCAAAGGCCCTGAAGAAGGTTCCCTGTCCTCCCTCCCCATTTCTCCCTATGAGAATGAACCTTGGAAATATCTGGATTCAGAAG AATACCAGAACCGCTATGGCTCTCGCCCTGTTTGGGCTGACTACCGCCGCAACCACAAAGGTGGTATACCACCGCAGCGGACCCGGAAGACGTGTATT CGTAAAAATAAAGTGGCTGGGAACCCTTGCCCCATCTGCCGGGATCACAAGTTGCATGTTGACTTTAGG AATGTGAAACTCTTGGAACAGTTTGTTTGCGCCCACACGGGTATCATCTTCCACGCCCCCTACACAG GAGTCTGTATGAAGCAGCACAAGAAGCTGACCCAGGCCATCCAGAAAGCCAGGGAGTATG GTCTCCTCAGGTACTACGTTCCCCAGTTCGAGCCCCGAGACACTGACCTCAGTACTGCCCATGGAGCTGTCAGTGTCACTCCGCCGGCCCCCACGTTGTTGTCAGGAGAACCTTGGTACCCATGGTACAGCTGGCAGCAACCACCAGAGAGAGAACTGTCCCGCCTTCGCCGGCTCTATCAAGGAAATCTCCTAGAAGAAAGCGGCCCCCCACCCGAGTCGATGATGCCCGAGATGCCCACCGCTCCACCAGCAGAAACCGCCACTGAGCAGATGGGCTCCCAGAGTGCTTAG
- the Atat1 gene encoding alpha-tubulin N-acetyltransferase 1 isoform X3, with protein sequence MGPKRTGSPAADPAVGAGRSLEADPGNKDGERAPGGGSDVVWGVSGPAQWAMEFPFDVDALFPERITVLDQHLRPPARRPGTTTPARVDLQQQIMTILDELGKASAKAQHLPAPITSASRMQSNRHVVYILKDTAARPAGKGAIIGFLKVGYKKLFVLDDREAHNEVEPLCILDFYIHESMQRHGHGRELFQYMLQKERVEPHQLAIDRPSPKLLKFLNKHYNLETTVPQVNNFVIFEGFFAHQHRPPTPSLRASRHSRAAEVDPTPAPARKLPPKRAEGDIKPYSSSDREFLKVAVEPPWPLNRAPRRAMPAAHPPPRSSSLGNSPDRGPLRPFVPEQELLRSLRLCPPHPTARLLLASDPGGSPAQRRRTRGAPRGLVAQSCHYSRHGGLSTSSLGRGRPVRIRPCYRMGLGRNLRTQLLQGSRFRQLWVGT encoded by the exons ATGGGACCGAAAAGAACGGGGTCTCCCGCTGCGGACCCTGCCGTAGGGGCGGGGCGATCCCTGGAGGCGGATCCTGGAAATAAAGACGGGGAGCGCGCCCCTGGTGGCGGAAGTGACGTCGTGTGGGGCGTGTCCGGTCCCGCACAATGGGCCATGGAGTTCCCGTTCGATGTGGACGCGCTGTTCCCGGAGCGGATCACCGTGCTGGACCAGCACCTGCGGCCTCCGGCCCGCCGACCCGGAACCACAACGCCGGCCCG CGTGGACCTGCAGCAGCAAATCATGACCATTCTAGATGAACTGGGCAAGGCCTCTGCCAAG GCCCAGCATCTCCCCGCGCCCATCACCAGCGCTTCCAGGATGCAGAGTAACCGCCACGTTGTTTACATACTGAAGGACACTGCAGCCCGGCC GGCAGGGAAAGGAGCCATTATTGGTTTCCTCAAAGTCGGATACAAGAAGCTCTTTGTACTG GACGACCGTGAAGCCCACAACGAGGTAGAACCACTGTGCATCCTGGACTTTTATATCCACGAGTCAATGCAGCGGCATGGCCACGGGAGAGAACTCTTCCAGTATATGTTACAG AAAGAGCGAGTTGAGCCACACCAACTGGCCATTGATCGACCGTCACCAAAGCTGCTGAAGTTCCTCAACAAGCACTACAACCTGGAGACGACAGTCCCACAG GTGAACAACTTTGTGATCTTTGAAGGCTTCTTCGCCCATCAGCATC GGCCCCCCACTCCCTCTCTGAGGGCATCTCGACACTCTCGTGCCGCTGAGGTCGACCCCACACCTG CTCCAGCACGGAAGCTGCCACCAAAAAGGGCAGAGGGAGACATTAAGCCATACTCCTCCAGTGACAGAGAAT TCCTGAAGGTGGCTGTGGAGCCTCCTTGGCCTCTGAACAGGGCCCCTCGCCGCGCCATGCCTGCAGCCCACCCACCTCCACGCTCCAGCAGCCTGGGGAACTCGCCGGATCGGGGTCCCCTCCGGCCCTTTGTGCCAGAGCAGGAGTTGCTTCGCTCCCTGCGTCTCTGCCCGCCACACCCTACTGCCCGCCTTCTGCTGGCCTCTGACCCTGGGGGCAGCCCAGCCCAGCGCAGACGCACCAG GGGGGCTCCCCGGGGGCTGGTAGCCCAAAGCTGCCACTACAGCCGCCACGGGGGACTCAGTACCTCATCCCTGGGTAGAG GTCGTCCAGTGAGGATCAGACCTTGTTACAGGATGGGTCTGGGGAGGAACCTGCGCACTCAGTTGCTCCAAGGGTCCAGGTTCCGGCAGCTGTGGGTGGGGACGTAA
- the Atat1 gene encoding alpha-tubulin N-acetyltransferase 1 isoform X2, with protein sequence MEFPFDVDALFPERITVLDQHLRPPARRPGTTTPARVDLQQQIMTILDELGKASAKAQHLPAPITSASRMQSNRHVVYILKDTAARPAGKGAIIGFLKVGYKKLFVLDDREAHNEVEPLCILDFYIHESMQRHGHGRELFQYMLQKERVEPHQLAIDRPSPKLLKFLNKHYNLETTVPQVNNFVIFEGFFAHQHPPARKLPPKRAEGDIKPYSSSDREFLKVAVEPPWPLNRAPRRAMPAAHPPPRSSSLGNSPDRGPLRPFVPEQELLRSLRLCPPHPTARLLLASDPGGSPAQRRRTRGAPRGLVAQSCHYSRHGGLSTSSLGRGNQERKQGEQEAEDRSSSEDQTLLQDGSGEEPAHSVAPRVQVPAAVGGDVMNARFIRNLQERRNTRPW encoded by the exons ATGGAGTTCCCGTTCGATGTGGACGCGCTGTTCCCGGAGCGGATCACCGTGCTGGACCAGCACCTGCGGCCTCCGGCCCGCCGACCCGGAACCACAACGCCGGCCCG CGTGGACCTGCAGCAGCAAATCATGACCATTCTAGATGAACTGGGCAAGGCCTCTGCCAAG GCCCAGCATCTCCCCGCGCCCATCACCAGCGCTTCCAGGATGCAGAGTAACCGCCACGTTGTTTACATACTGAAGGACACTGCAGCCCGGCC GGCAGGGAAAGGAGCCATTATTGGTTTCCTCAAAGTCGGATACAAGAAGCTCTTTGTACTG GACGACCGTGAAGCCCACAACGAGGTAGAACCACTGTGCATCCTGGACTTTTATATCCACGAGTCAATGCAGCGGCATGGCCACGGGAGAGAACTCTTCCAGTATATGTTACAG AAAGAGCGAGTTGAGCCACACCAACTGGCCATTGATCGACCGTCACCAAAGCTGCTGAAGTTCCTCAACAAGCACTACAACCTGGAGACGACAGTCCCACAG GTGAACAACTTTGTGATCTTTGAAGGCTTCTTCGCCCATCAGCATC CTCCAGCACGGAAGCTGCCACCAAAAAGGGCAGAGGGAGACATTAAGCCATACTCCTCCAGTGACAGAGAAT TCCTGAAGGTGGCTGTGGAGCCTCCTTGGCCTCTGAACAGGGCCCCTCGCCGCGCCATGCCTGCAGCCCACCCACCTCCACGCTCCAGCAGCCTGGGGAACTCGCCGGATCGGGGTCCCCTCCGGCCCTTTGTGCCAGAGCAGGAGTTGCTTCGCTCCCTGCGTCTCTGCCCGCCACACCCTACTGCCCGCCTTCTGCTGGCCTCTGACCCTGGGGGCAGCCCAGCCCAGCGCAGACGCACCAG GGGGGCTCCCCGGGGGCTGGTAGCCCAAAGCTGCCACTACAGCCGCCACGGGGGACTCAGTACCTCATCCCTGGGTAGAG GCAATCAAGAACGGAAGCAgggggagcaggaagcagaggataG GTCGTCCAGTGAGGATCAGACCTTGTTACAGGATGGGTCTGGGGAGGAACCTGCGCACTCAGTTGCTCCAAGGGTCCAGGTTCCGGCAGCTGTGGGTGGGGACGTAATGAACGCCAGGTTCATTCGGAACCTGCAGGAGCGCCGCAACACCAGGCCCTGGTGA
- the Atat1 gene encoding alpha-tubulin N-acetyltransferase 1 isoform X4 → MEFPFDVDALFPERITVLDQHLRPPARRPGTTTPARVDLQQQIMTILDELGKASAKAQHLPAPITSASRMQSNRHVVYILKDTAARPAGKGAIIGFLKVGYKKLFVLDDREAHNEVEPLCILDFYIHESMQRHGHGRELFQYMLQKERVEPHQLAIDRPSPKLLKFLNKHYNLETTVPQVNNFVIFEGFFAHQHRPPTPSLRASRHSRAAEVDPTPAPARKLPPKRAEGDIKPYSSSDREFLKVAVEPPWPLNRAPRRAMPAAHPPPRSSSLGNSPDRGPLRPFVPEQELLRSLRLCPPHPTARLLLASDPGGSPAQRRRTSSLPRSDESRY, encoded by the exons ATGGAGTTCCCGTTCGATGTGGACGCGCTGTTCCCGGAGCGGATCACCGTGCTGGACCAGCACCTGCGGCCTCCGGCCCGCCGACCCGGAACCACAACGCCGGCCCG CGTGGACCTGCAGCAGCAAATCATGACCATTCTAGATGAACTGGGCAAGGCCTCTGCCAAG GCCCAGCATCTCCCCGCGCCCATCACCAGCGCTTCCAGGATGCAGAGTAACCGCCACGTTGTTTACATACTGAAGGACACTGCAGCCCGGCC GGCAGGGAAAGGAGCCATTATTGGTTTCCTCAAAGTCGGATACAAGAAGCTCTTTGTACTG GACGACCGTGAAGCCCACAACGAGGTAGAACCACTGTGCATCCTGGACTTTTATATCCACGAGTCAATGCAGCGGCATGGCCACGGGAGAGAACTCTTCCAGTATATGTTACAG AAAGAGCGAGTTGAGCCACACCAACTGGCCATTGATCGACCGTCACCAAAGCTGCTGAAGTTCCTCAACAAGCACTACAACCTGGAGACGACAGTCCCACAG GTGAACAACTTTGTGATCTTTGAAGGCTTCTTCGCCCATCAGCATC GGCCCCCCACTCCCTCTCTGAGGGCATCTCGACACTCTCGTGCCGCTGAGGTCGACCCCACACCTG CTCCAGCACGGAAGCTGCCACCAAAAAGGGCAGAGGGAGACATTAAGCCATACTCCTCCAGTGACAGAGAAT TCCTGAAGGTGGCTGTGGAGCCTCCTTGGCCTCTGAACAGGGCCCCTCGCCGCGCCATGCCTGCAGCCCACCCACCTCCACGCTCCAGCAGCCTGGGGAACTCGCCGGATCGGGGTCCCCTCCGGCCCTTTGTGCCAGAGCAGGAGTTGCTTCGCTCCCTGCGTCTCTGCCCGCCACACCCTACTGCCCGCCTTCTGCTGGCCTCTGACCCTGGGGGCAGCCCAGCCCAGCGCAGACGCACCAG CTCCCTTCCCCGCTCTGATGAGAGTCGATACTGA
- the Atat1 gene encoding alpha-tubulin N-acetyltransferase 1 isoform X1 → MEFPFDVDALFPERITVLDQHLRPPARRPGTTTPARVDLQQQIMTILDELGKASAKAQHLPAPITSASRMQSNRHVVYILKDTAARPAGKGAIIGFLKVGYKKLFVLDDREAHNEVEPLCILDFYIHESMQRHGHGRELFQYMLQKERVEPHQLAIDRPSPKLLKFLNKHYNLETTVPQVNNFVIFEGFFAHQHRPPTPSLRASRHSRAAEVDPTPAPARKLPPKRAEGDIKPYSSSDREFLKVAVEPPWPLNRAPRRAMPAAHPPPRSSSLGNSPDRGPLRPFVPEQELLRSLRLCPPHPTARLLLASDPGGSPAQRRRTRGAPRGLVAQSCHYSRHGGLSTSSLGRGNQERKQGEQEAEDRSSSEDQTLLQDGSGEEPAHSVAPRVQVPAAVGGDVMNARFIRNLQERRNTRPW, encoded by the exons ATGGAGTTCCCGTTCGATGTGGACGCGCTGTTCCCGGAGCGGATCACCGTGCTGGACCAGCACCTGCGGCCTCCGGCCCGCCGACCCGGAACCACAACGCCGGCCCG CGTGGACCTGCAGCAGCAAATCATGACCATTCTAGATGAACTGGGCAAGGCCTCTGCCAAG GCCCAGCATCTCCCCGCGCCCATCACCAGCGCTTCCAGGATGCAGAGTAACCGCCACGTTGTTTACATACTGAAGGACACTGCAGCCCGGCC GGCAGGGAAAGGAGCCATTATTGGTTTCCTCAAAGTCGGATACAAGAAGCTCTTTGTACTG GACGACCGTGAAGCCCACAACGAGGTAGAACCACTGTGCATCCTGGACTTTTATATCCACGAGTCAATGCAGCGGCATGGCCACGGGAGAGAACTCTTCCAGTATATGTTACAG AAAGAGCGAGTTGAGCCACACCAACTGGCCATTGATCGACCGTCACCAAAGCTGCTGAAGTTCCTCAACAAGCACTACAACCTGGAGACGACAGTCCCACAG GTGAACAACTTTGTGATCTTTGAAGGCTTCTTCGCCCATCAGCATC GGCCCCCCACTCCCTCTCTGAGGGCATCTCGACACTCTCGTGCCGCTGAGGTCGACCCCACACCTG CTCCAGCACGGAAGCTGCCACCAAAAAGGGCAGAGGGAGACATTAAGCCATACTCCTCCAGTGACAGAGAAT TCCTGAAGGTGGCTGTGGAGCCTCCTTGGCCTCTGAACAGGGCCCCTCGCCGCGCCATGCCTGCAGCCCACCCACCTCCACGCTCCAGCAGCCTGGGGAACTCGCCGGATCGGGGTCCCCTCCGGCCCTTTGTGCCAGAGCAGGAGTTGCTTCGCTCCCTGCGTCTCTGCCCGCCACACCCTACTGCCCGCCTTCTGCTGGCCTCTGACCCTGGGGGCAGCCCAGCCCAGCGCAGACGCACCAG GGGGGCTCCCCGGGGGCTGGTAGCCCAAAGCTGCCACTACAGCCGCCACGGGGGACTCAGTACCTCATCCCTGGGTAGAG GCAATCAAGAACGGAAGCAgggggagcaggaagcagaggataG GTCGTCCAGTGAGGATCAGACCTTGTTACAGGATGGGTCTGGGGAGGAACCTGCGCACTCAGTTGCTCCAAGGGTCCAGGTTCCGGCAGCTGTGGGTGGGGACGTAATGAACGCCAGGTTCATTCGGAACCTGCAGGAGCGCCGCAACACCAGGCCCTGGTGA
- the Atat1 gene encoding alpha-tubulin N-acetyltransferase 1 isoform X5 — translation MEFPFDVDALFPERITVLDQHLRPPARRPGTTTPARVDLQQQIMTILDELGKASAKAQHLPAPITSASRMQSNRHVVYILKDTAARPAGKGAIIGFLKVGYKKLFVLDDREAHNEVEPLCILDFYIHESMQRHGHGRELFQYMLQKERVEPHQLAIDRPSPKLLKFLNKHYNLETTVPQVNNFVIFEGFFAHQHPPARKLPPKRAEGDIKPYSSSDREFLKVAVEPPWPLNRAPRRAMPAAHPPPRSSSLGNSPDRGPLRPFVPEQELLRSLRLCPPHPTARLLLASDPGGSPAQRRRTSSLPRSDESRY, via the exons ATGGAGTTCCCGTTCGATGTGGACGCGCTGTTCCCGGAGCGGATCACCGTGCTGGACCAGCACCTGCGGCCTCCGGCCCGCCGACCCGGAACCACAACGCCGGCCCG CGTGGACCTGCAGCAGCAAATCATGACCATTCTAGATGAACTGGGCAAGGCCTCTGCCAAG GCCCAGCATCTCCCCGCGCCCATCACCAGCGCTTCCAGGATGCAGAGTAACCGCCACGTTGTTTACATACTGAAGGACACTGCAGCCCGGCC GGCAGGGAAAGGAGCCATTATTGGTTTCCTCAAAGTCGGATACAAGAAGCTCTTTGTACTG GACGACCGTGAAGCCCACAACGAGGTAGAACCACTGTGCATCCTGGACTTTTATATCCACGAGTCAATGCAGCGGCATGGCCACGGGAGAGAACTCTTCCAGTATATGTTACAG AAAGAGCGAGTTGAGCCACACCAACTGGCCATTGATCGACCGTCACCAAAGCTGCTGAAGTTCCTCAACAAGCACTACAACCTGGAGACGACAGTCCCACAG GTGAACAACTTTGTGATCTTTGAAGGCTTCTTCGCCCATCAGCATC CTCCAGCACGGAAGCTGCCACCAAAAAGGGCAGAGGGAGACATTAAGCCATACTCCTCCAGTGACAGAGAAT TCCTGAAGGTGGCTGTGGAGCCTCCTTGGCCTCTGAACAGGGCCCCTCGCCGCGCCATGCCTGCAGCCCACCCACCTCCACGCTCCAGCAGCCTGGGGAACTCGCCGGATCGGGGTCCCCTCCGGCCCTTTGTGCCAGAGCAGGAGTTGCTTCGCTCCCTGCGTCTCTGCCCGCCACACCCTACTGCCCGCCTTCTGCTGGCCTCTGACCCTGGGGGCAGCCCAGCCCAGCGCAGACGCACCAG CTCCCTTCCCCGCTCTGATGAGAGTCGATACTGA
- the Atat1 gene encoding alpha-tubulin N-acetyltransferase 1 isoform X6 — translation MGPKRTGSPAADPAVGAGRSLEADPGNKDGERAPGGGSDVVWGVSGPAQWAMEFPFDVDALFPERITVLDQHLRPPARRPGTTTPARVDLQQQIMTILDELGKASAKAQHLPAPITSASRMQSNRHVVYILKDTAARPAGKGAIIGFLKVGYKKLFVLDDREAHNEVEPLCILDFYIHESMQRHGHGRELFQYMLQKERVEPHQLAIDRPSPKLLKFLNKHYNLETTVPQGLTGLELMVILLSPPPRLWDDRYTLMPSCLVFERDLLYSAPPPRPQPCPPQTDDPPASASQDLGLCHNVQCGLFLQLNLFLLTLSHVLQILILSFSFVLVFRGRVSLWLWRLSWN, via the exons ATGGGACCGAAAAGAACGGGGTCTCCCGCTGCGGACCCTGCCGTAGGGGCGGGGCGATCCCTGGAGGCGGATCCTGGAAATAAAGACGGGGAGCGCGCCCCTGGTGGCGGAAGTGACGTCGTGTGGGGCGTGTCCGGTCCCGCACAATGGGCCATGGAGTTCCCGTTCGATGTGGACGCGCTGTTCCCGGAGCGGATCACCGTGCTGGACCAGCACCTGCGGCCTCCGGCCCGCCGACCCGGAACCACAACGCCGGCCCG CGTGGACCTGCAGCAGCAAATCATGACCATTCTAGATGAACTGGGCAAGGCCTCTGCCAAG GCCCAGCATCTCCCCGCGCCCATCACCAGCGCTTCCAGGATGCAGAGTAACCGCCACGTTGTTTACATACTGAAGGACACTGCAGCCCGGCC GGCAGGGAAAGGAGCCATTATTGGTTTCCTCAAAGTCGGATACAAGAAGCTCTTTGTACTG GACGACCGTGAAGCCCACAACGAGGTAGAACCACTGTGCATCCTGGACTTTTATATCCACGAGTCAATGCAGCGGCATGGCCACGGGAGAGAACTCTTCCAGTATATGTTACAG AAAGAGCGAGTTGAGCCACACCAACTGGCCATTGATCGACCGTCACCAAAGCTGCTGAAGTTCCTCAACAAGCACTACAACCTGGAGACGACAGTCCCACAG ggtctcactggccttgaactcatggtgattctcctgtctccacctcctcgaTTATGGGATGACAGGTATACCTTGATGCCCAGCTGTTTGGTTTTTGAAAGAGACTTGCTGTATAGTGCTCCCCCTCCCCGCCCACAGCCCTGCCCACCTCAAactgatgatcctcctgcctcggcctcccaagacTTAGGATTATGTCACAATGTCCAGTGTGGTTTATTTTTACAGctaaatctttttcttcttaCACTATCACATGTACTACAAATACTCATCCtgtcttttagttttgttttggtttttcgaggcagggtttctctgtggctttggaggctgtcgtggaactag